DNA from Prosthecochloris marina:
ATCTTCGAAAGAAAAAACGTAAAAAAAGATTTTCTTCTTTGAAACGGGTTATAGGAGTCAATGATCCAGTGGAAGAGCTCCCCATTTCTTCTCAAGAAAGCCCTGCAGAAGTACTTACCGAAAGTGAAAAAACACAGGTTCTACAGCATGCCCTTGACACCCTTCCTGAAAACCAGAAAACCGCTTTTCTCCTCAGTAAATACGACGGTTACTCCAACCAGGAAATTGCAGAGGTGCTGCACACTACGGTGTCCGCGGTCGAATCTCTTGTTCACAGAGCAAAAAAAAATCTCCAGAAAAAGCTCCAAAAACATTATAAAAAATAATGGCTATTCATGGTATCTTTAACATTTTCTCAGTACATCGTTCATGTCCTGTA
Protein-coding regions in this window:
- a CDS encoding RNA polymerase sigma factor; the encoded protein is MEQNGHSIQEDEFSTIVAEHQDMVLNTCYRFVLNREDAEDIAQEVFLEAYRSLGSFRQESKLSTWIYRIAVTKSLDHLRKKKRKKRFSSLKRVIGVNDPVEELPISSQESPAEVLTESEKTQVLQHALDTLPENQKTAFLLSKYDGYSNQEIAEVLHTTVSAVESLVHRAKKNLQKKLQKHYKK